In Nocardioides sp. JS614, the sequence CTCATCAGGTGCGCGAACTGCTCGGAGCGCTCGATGATCAGCTCGAAGGCGGTGCGCAACAGCTCACCGCGCTGGCGCGGGGGCGTCGCAGCCCAGTCGGCCTGCGCGGCCACGGCCGCGTCGAGCGCGTCGACCGCATCCGCCACGGACCCGTCCGCGACGTCGGTGAGCACCGACCCGTCCGCCGGGTCGATCACGTCGAGCCGCTTGCCGCCCTCCGCGTCGCGCCAGGTGCCGCCGATGAGGAGGCCCCGCTGGGTGGGGCCGAGGAGGTCCAGTCCGTTCATGCTGCCCAGCCTGGCACCTCGCGACCTTGGATGAAATCGCTGACAGGCCGACGGCAGCGTGTCACCCTGGATGCGTCGACTTCGGAGGGAGCACCTAGTTGTCGGCAAGAACCCCTTGCTGACCCCATGCAGCGAGGGGTTCACCCTTTGCCGGGGCGGTCCGGAGCACCCCCTCGCACCGTGACGGCCAGGCGGAGGGGCGGGGGCCCCGGCGTGCCGAGGCCCCCGCGTCCGTCCCTGCAGATGCGCAGTGCTGCGCGCCGGCGCCGGCCAGGGCACGTCGTACTTCAGCGTGGACCAGGCGGAGCCCGAGTACGGGTGACGGCGAGCCTTGACCGAGGGGGTTCCGGACCTCCGAGAGCAGGGTGAGACGACCCACCACCCGAGACATGGAGCGACCAGCGTAAGCGACGCAAACCGTGACCAACAGCCCTTGTTTCCGGGACCGATGAGGAGTTGTGTCGGACCGAGGTCCCAACAGCGAGACCCGTGGCACGAGGAGCGGTCATGGCAGAAAAGGGCGGCGGAAACCGGAGAGCATCGGGTCAGGATCTGGCGGCGAGCAGCCCGGACCGGATCCGCAACGTGGTGCTCGTGGGCCCGGCAGGATCGGGCAAGACCACACTCGCGGAGACTCTGCTCGCCGCCTCGGGCGCGATACCTCGCGCCGGCTCCGTCCGCGACGGGACCACCGTCTCCGACCACGAGGAGTCCGAGCACGCCCACGGGCGCAGCAACTCCCTCAGCGTCGCCCCCCTCGTCCACGAGGGCGTGAAGGTCAACCTGATCGACACCCCCGGGTACGCCGACTTCGTCGGTGAGCTGCGCGCCGGGCTGCGGGCCGCCGACTGCGCGCTGTTCGTGATCGCCGCCAACGACGGCGTGGACGACGCCACCCGCGCGCTGTGGCGCGAGTGTGCCGCGGTCGGCATGCCGCGCGCGGTCGTCGTCACCAAGCTCGACCAGGCGCGCGCCGACTACGACGGCGTGCTGCGCCAGGCCCAGGACGCCTTCGGCGACCGGGTGCTGCCGCTCTACGTCCCCGTCCGCGACGGGGCCGACGTCACCGGGCTCACCGGGCTGCTCACGCCGGGCGCCGAGGCCGAGGCGACCGGCCTGCGCGGCGACCTGATCGAGGCCGTCATCGAGGAGTCCGAGGACGAGACCCTGATGGAGCGCTACGTCGGCGGCGAGGAGATCGACGAGAAGGTGCTCGTCCAGGACCTCGAGCGCGCGGTCGCGCGGGCGACGTTCTACCCCGTCGTACCCGTCTGCTCGATGACCGGCGTCGGCTGCCAGGAGCTGCTCGACCTCGCGGTGCGGGCGTTCCCCTCACCTGCCGAGCACATCTCGCCCGACGTGTTCCTGCCGTCCGGGGCGGCGGCCGACCCGATCTCCTGCGACCCGGACGGCCCGCTGGTGGCCGAGGTCGTGAAGACGGCGAGCGACCCGTACGTCGGCCGGCTGAGCCTGGTGCGCGTCTTCTCCGGCACCCTCGAGCCCGACCAGACCGTGCACGTCTCCGGGCACTTCTCGTCGTTCTTCGGCGAGGGCGGCGGACACCCGGACCACGACGAGGACGAGCGGATCGGCAACCTGGGCCACGCGTTCGGCAAGCTGCAGGTCCCCACCGACCGGGTCGTCGCCGGCGACCTGTGCGCCGTCGGGCGGCTGTCCCGCGCGGAGACCGGCGACACCCTGTCCGCGGTCGACCAGCCGCGGGTGCTGCGCCCGTGGTCGATGCCCGAGCCGCTGCTGCCGATCGCGATCGTCGCGCGCAGCAAGGCCGACGAGGACAAGCTCTCCCAGGCCCTGGGCCGGCTCGCCGCGGAGGACCCGTCCCTGCGGATCGAGAACAACGCCGAAACCCACCAGCTGGTGCTCTGGTGCATGGGCGAGTCGCACGCCGAGGTCACCCTCGAGCGGCTCACCGAGCGGTACGCCGTCCACGTGGACCAGGTGCCGTTCGTGGTGTCGCTGCGCGAGACGTTCGCCGGGAAGGGCGCCGGCCTGGGCCGGCACGTCAAGCAGTCCGGCGGGCACGGTCAGTACGCCGTGTGCCAGATCGAGGTCGAACCGCTGCCCGAGGGCGGCGGGTTCGAGTTCGTCGACAAGGTGGTCGGCGGCGCCGTACCCCGCCAGTTCATCCCGAGCGTCGAGAAGGGCGTGCGCGCCCAGATGGAGCGCGGGGTGCGTCACGGCTACCCGGTCGTGGACCTGCGGGTCACGTTGCTGGACGGCAAGGCACACGCGGTCGACTCCTCGGACATGGCCTTCCAGATGGCCGGCGGACTGGCCCTCCGCGAGGCGGCCGCAGCGACCACGGTGACCATGCTCGAGCCCTACGACACCGTCACCGTCGTCATCCCCGACGACCTGGTCGGCACGGTGATGAGCGACCTGTCCGCCCGCCGGGCCCGGCTGCTCGGCACCGACAAGGTCGGCGACGACCGCACCCAGGTGCTGGCCGAGGTGCCGCAGACCGAGCTGGTCCGCTACGCCGTCGACCTGCGCTCCGCGACCCACGGCGCCGGCGTCTTCACCCGATCCTTCGCCCACTACGAGCCGATGCCCGAGGAGGTCGCCCGCAACGTGGAGACCCGCACCACCTGACGCGGCCGGCGGTTTCCCCGGTTAACCGGGGAAACCGGAACTGTTGGGCCGAAACTTCGGGCCAGAAGTTCCAACATCCCCGGTTCACCGGGGAAACCGATCCCCGGTCAGCGCGCCGCGCGGAGGAACGCCTCGAGGATCGGGCCGGCGGTGCCGGAGCCGGAGGAGCCGAGGTCGACGAACACGGCCACCGCGAGGTCGCCCTGAGCGGCGATCATCCACGCGTGGGTCAGCAGCTTGCCGCCGCGCTCGAACTCCGCCGTCCCGGTCTTGGCGATCACCGGCGGGCCGGGCACGTCGAGCAGGCCGGCGCCGCTGCCCGAGGTGACCACGGCGCGGAGCATCGAGCGCAGGGCGGCGGCCTCGGACCCGCTCAGCGGCTTCGCCCGGTCGGGCACCGACACGTCGACGGACTCGACCAGCCGGGGCACCACGGTGTGGCCGGCCTGCACGGATGCGATCACCGTGGCCATCGCCATCGGTGAGGCGAGCACCCGGCCCTGGCCGATCAGGTCCGCGGCGGCCTCGGTCTCCGAGGCCGGCGGCTCGACGCTGCCGAAGTACGCCGGGAAGCCCAGGTCGTGGTCGATGCCGAGCCCGAGCGACGCCGCGGCGGCGGCGAGGTCGCCGGCACCGAGCTTGTCGCGCTGGGAGATCACCGCCGTGTTGCACGAGTTCGCGATCGCGGTGCGCAGCGCGATGTCGCCCAGGGCGCCGCTGGGGTAGTCGTCGTAGTTCTCGAACCGCTTGCCGTCCACGACGATCGACGGCGTGCAGGGCACCACACTCTGCGGCGTGAGCCCGGCGCGCAGCAGCGCCAGGCTGCTCACGCTCTTGAACGTCGACCCGGGGGCGAGCTGGCCGTAGGTCGCCAGGTTGTAGCCGTCGTTGCCGGGCCCGTTGGCCGCGGCCAGGATCGCGCCGGTCGAGGTCCGCAGCGCCACCAGGGCGCTGGCGGGTCCGACGCCGGCGAGCGCGCGCTCGGCGGCGAGCTGGAGCCGCTCGTCGAGGGTGAGCTCGAGCGGCTCCCCCTGCTTCGCATCGACCCGGAACAGCTGTCGCTCGCGCCCGTCGGAGGCGACGGCGTCGACCACGACGCCGTCGGTGCCCTGGAGCTGGTCGTCGTAGCGCGCTTGCAGCCCGGAAAGGCCGGCCTGGTCCCCGACCCTGTACTTGTCCGGCTCCTTCTCGATCATCTCCGCGGTCACCGCGCCGACCGTGCCGAGGAGTGGCGCCGCGAAGTCGCGGGTCGGCGCCAGCGGGATGTCGTCGGGGACGGCGAGCGCGCCGGGGATGGCCTGGTAGCCGCGCGCGACCTCCAGGGGCACGTCGTCCTTGCGGAACACGATCGCCTCGACGTAGGCCTGCTCGCCTGCCGCCTCGACCTGCTTGGCGTACGGCGCCGGGTCGACGCCCACCAGCCGGGCCAGCCGCCGGGCGGCGTCCGCGGCGCGGGCGGCGGGCACCTGCGACCGGTCGATGCCGAAGCGGACCACGGGACGGTCGGTCACGAGCGCGACGCCGCCGGCCCCGAGCACCGGGCCGCGGCCGCCGCCGATCGGGGTCACGTCGAGGACCGTCCCCGGGCCCAGGCTCGGCTCGACGACCTTCCGCGACCAGGTCACCTGCCACTCGTCGGCAGCCTCGGTCAGCGGCGCCTGGGTGGTGTAGCTCCACTCCTCGCCGGCCAGCGACCAGGTCCACGACAGCGTCGCCGTCGCGGCGCCGGCGTCGCTCTCGTCGGTGCCGGTGGCCGTCACCGCCGGCGTCACCTCGCCCATGCCCTCGACGACCTTCGCGTACTCCGCGCCGACGTCCGCGGCGGCGCCCTCGGTGAACGCGACCGCTCCGAAGTCCCCGGAGACCAGGGCCTCGGCCAGCGCGGCCGCCGCCTCGTCGGGGTCGGGCCCGGTCACCTTCTCGGCGGCGTCGCAGCCGACCAGTGCGCTGCCCACGAGCAGCAGGGCCAAGGTGGCGAGCGGGAGTCGGCGGCTCGGGCGCATGCCGTCGGTTCTACCAGCCCGCACCGACCCACCCCCGATGTCGAGTCGGGACTTCCGACTCGAGGCGCGGAACTCCCGATTCAACGGGTCTTGTGGCGGGGCTTCTTGTGTCGGGTGTCGGCCGCGGGGCCGCCGCCGTCGCGGGTGAGCTCGATCAGCTTCCCGGAGATCCGGGTCGAGCGCAGGCTGTCCCACGCGCCGGCCGGGAGGTCGGCGGGCAGCTCGACCAGCGAGTGGTCGCCGCGGATGTCGATGTGCCCGAAGTCCTGGCGCGACAGGCCGCCCTCGTTGGCGATCGCCCCGACGATCTGGCGAGGCTCGACCTTGTGTCGCTTGCCCACCGCGATCCGGTACGTCGCCATCGGGACGTCGCTGCGCCCGCGGGGCCGGCGCTCGCGAGGCGGGCCGCCGTGGCCGCCGGGGCCGCCGTGGTCGTGGCGGTCCCGGCGGGTGCCCTGGCCGGCGCGCTCCTCGCGGGGCGCCCGGAGCTCGTTCGCGCGGTCGGCCGGATCGAGCAGCAGCGGGGTCTCCCCCTGGGCCACCACCGCGAGGGCCGCGGCGACGTCGGCCTCGGGCACGTCGTGCTCGCGGACGTAGTGGGCGACGATGTCGCGGAACGCGTCGATCCGCTGGGTCTGCGAGAGCGCCTCGGTGATCGCGTCGTCGAAGCGGGACAGACGGGTGCTGTTGACGTCCTCGACGGTGGGCAGCTGCATCTGGGTCAGCGGCTGCCGGGTCGCCTTCTCGATGTGCTTGAGCAGGTAGCGCTCGCGGGGGGTGACGAACGAGATCGCGTCGCCGCTGCGCCCGGCCCGCCCGGTGCGCCCGATCCGGTGCACGTAGGACTCGGTGTCGGTGGGGATGTCGTAGTTCACGACGTGGCTGATCCGTTCGACGTCCAGGCCGCGGGCGGCGACGTCGGTGGCGACCAGGATGTCGAGCTTGCCCGACTTCAGCTGGTTGACCGTGCGTTCGCGCTGCGCCTGGGCGACGTCGCCGTTGATCGCCATCGCGGACAGGCCGCGGGCTCGGAGCTTCTCGGCCAGCGTCTCGGTCTCGTTCTTGGTGCGGACGAAGACGATCATGCCCTCGAAGTTCTCGACCTCGAGGATCCGGGTGAGGGCGTCGACCTTCTGCGGGTAGGACACCGTCAGGTAGCGCTGGGTGATGTTCGAGGCGGTGGCCGTCTTGCCCTTGACGGTGATCTCGGCGGGGTCGTCGAGGTACTTCTTCGAGATCCGGCGGATCTGCGCGGGCATCGTGGCCGAGAACAGCGCGACGTTCTTGTCGTCGGGGGTGTCGGCCAGGATCGTCTCGACGTCCTCGGCGAAGCCCATGTTCAGCATCTCGTCGGCCTCGTCGAGGACCAGGAAGCGCAGCTCGGACAGGTCGAGCGTGCCCTTCTCCAGGTGGTCCATGATCCGGCCGGGGGTGCCGACGACGACGTGCACGCCGCGACGCAGCGCGCTGAGCTGGACGCCGTAGCCCTGCCCGCCGTACACCGGCAGCACGTGCACGCCCTTGACGTGCGCGGCGTACCGCTCGAACGCCTCGCAGACCTGGAGCGCGAGCTCGCGGGTCGGCGCCAGCACCAGCGCCTGCGGCGTCGTCTGCGTGAGGTCCAGCCGAGAGAGGATCGGCAGCGCGAACGCCGCGGTCTTGCCGGTGCCGGTCTGCGCGAGGCCGACGACGTCACGGCCGGCCAGGAGCGGTGGGATCGTGGCGGCCTGGATCGCGGAGGGCTTCTCGTACCCGACGTCGGCCAGCGCCTTCAGCACCTGGTCGCTGAGCCCGAGGTCGGCGAACGTCACCTCGGGGGTGGTCGTGTCGTCCTGCTCGTCGCTGCTCACCCGTCAACGGTAGTGGGTGCGGCGGCCACCGGCGGATTCGTCGTCGCGGTGCGCTGCGTCACCTCTCGGGGGCCACCTACTCGACCGTCACGCTCTTCGCCAGGTTGCGCGGCTTGTCGATGTCGTGGCCGAGGCGCAGCGCCGCGTGGTAGGCGAGCAGCTGGAGCGGGACCGTGAGCAGGATCGGGTCGAGCTCGCGCTCGTTGCGGGGTACGACGACCCGCTGCACCTCGGGTCGGTCCGCGAGGTCGCCGAGGTCGACGTCGTCGTGGGTCACGACGACCAGCGGGCCGCGGCGGGCCGCGATCTCGTGCAGGGCGCCCACGTTGCGGTCGGTGAGCTCGTCGGCCGGGACGATCGCGACGGTGGGCACCGTCTCGCAGATCAGCGCCAGCGGTCCGTGCTTGAGCTCGGAGGTCTGGTAGGCCTCCGCGTGCCGGTAGGAGATCTCCTTGAACTTCTGCGCGCCCTCGCGGGCGACCGGGTAGCCGCGCACCCGGCCCACGAAGAACAGGCTCTCCGCCTCGGCCAGCCGGCCGGCGAGCTCGGCGAGCGCGCCCTCCTGGGCCAACACCTCCTCGATCTGCCCGGGGAGCCGGGCAAGGCCGGCGATCAGCCGCCGCCCGTCGGCGATCGAGAGGTCGCGCACCCGGCCGAGCTGGAGGGCGAGCAGCGCGAAGCCGAGGAACATGTTCGTCAGTGCCTTCGTCGAGGCGACCGCGACCTCCGGTCCGGCGTGGAGGTAGATGCCCCCGTCGCACTCCCGCGCGATCGCGCTGCCGACCACGTTGACCAGGCCGACCACCCGGCCGCCCTTGCGCCGGATCTCCTGCACCGCGAGCAGGGTGTCGATGGTCTCCCCCGACTGGCTCACCGCGACGTAGAGCGTGTCCGGCTCGATGATCGGGTTGCGGTAGCGGAACTCGCTGGCCGCCTCCGCGTCCGCCGGGATCCGCGCCAGCTCCTCGACGAGCTCGGCCCCCATCTGGCCCACGTAGTAGGCCGAGCCGCAGCCGAGGATCTTGACCCGCCGGATCGCGCGGTTCTCCCGGGGGTCCAGGTTCAGCCCGCCGAGGTGGGCGGTCCCGAACCGCTCGTCGAGCCGGCCGCGCAGCACCCGCTCGGCGGCCGAGGGCTGCTCGAACATCTCCTTGCGCATGAACGAGTCGTGCTCGCCCGCGTCGTACGACGAGGGGTCGACGTCCAGCACCGTGGCGGACTTCGCGGTCGCCGTGAGGTCCTGCCGGTAGGTCGTGAAGCCGGTCGCGGTCACGGTGGCCAGCTCGCCGTCGTCGAGGTGGGCGACCGTCGTGGTGTGCCGCACGATCGCGGCGAGGTCCGAGGCCACGAACATCTCGCGCTCCCCGACGCCCACGATCAGCGGACTGCCGTTGCGGGCGACGACGACCCGGTCGGGGAAGTCGACGTGCAGCACCGCGATCCCGTAGGTGCCCTCGATCGCGGCGAGCGCCTGGCTCACCTTGCCCTCGAGCGTGTCGGCGCTCGACCGTGCGACCAGGTGCGCGAGCACCTCGGTGTCGGTGTCGCTGACCAGGTCGACGCCCTCGTCGGCAAGACGGTGCCGGAGCGCCGCGGCGTTGTCGATGATCCCGTTGTGCACCACCGACACCAGGCCCTTGGCGTCGCTGTGGGGATGCGCGTTGACGTCGTTGGCCGGGCCGTGGGTGGCCCAGCGGGTGTGCCCGATGCCGACCTTGCCGGCGAAGCGCTTGGGCAGGCTGTCGGCGAGGTCGCGCACGCGCCCGGCCCGCTTCGCGACCTTGATGCCGCTCCCCGCGAGCACCGCCAGGCCGGCCGAGTCGTAGCCCCGGTGCTCGAGGCGGGTCAGTCCCTCGACCAGGATCGGGGCGGCCTGCTGGGCACCGACGTATCCGACGATTCCGCACATGGTGGGCGTGTCCTCTCACTACTGGGTCTCGACACGCCGGTCGCGACCTCGGTTCCTCGGTCGCGCGGCTCGCTCGACCACCATCAGCGGGTCCGCTGACGCGTCCCCGCTCACCCGTAGACGAGTCGGCGCAGCTGGCGCGCCGTGAGCGCGGGAGCGGCGACCACCCGGTGGGCGAGCTCCTCGGCGATCAGCGCGAAGATCTCGTCGTTCTTCGCGCCGTAGGTCTTCAGGTGGGCGTGCCGGCGCTGCACGTAGTGCGCCACGGTCTCGGCGTGGAACGCGACCACGTCCTCGACGACGCGGGCCGCCTCCCCCACCGAGAGCCCGGTGCTGGCCGCGATCCGGCCGACCAGCTCCGGGTCCGGAGACCGTGGCGAGGCAGTCGATCCGGACACGGCAAGAATCCTGCGTGCGCACGACCGCAATTGGCAAGTTCCTGCCCGACATCGGGCAGGAACTTCCAGTACGCCGGGTTCCCGGTTGGTCCACGGGACCACCGTGAAGGGCTCGGGTGGAGCGTGCGGCTCGAGCCACGCCGGGAGAACATCCCTCGAGTGGGGGACAGGGGCCCGAATTCGCCGGTTTGGTGACACCCGGGTGGAACTGGGCTACCCTAGGTGAACAGAAGATGAACGAAAGGCGTCCGATGACCAACACCACGATGACCAACAGCCTGGTGCAGACCTGGGTGCCGGTGACCGACGCGGACGGACGCACCCATCTCGAGGCCCGGTGGACCCCGGCGCATGCCGGCGCACCTGTTCAGGCGCCGCACGCCGCCTGACCACGCCCAGCCCGCTTCGGTCGGCCCGCCAGCACGCCTGGCGGGCCGACCGGCATTTTCGGCCCCCCTCGCCGAGACGTACCGACGAAAGCGTCGGGTACCGGGAATGAATCGGACCACGGTCCGGTTCATAGTGGTCAAAGGTTCAACCAATCGACCCGTCCCGCGAGGAGTCAGCACATGTCGTTCTTCAACCGCTCGTCCGCCGAGGCCTTCGACGCCCCGACCGCCGCCGTCGAGGACATCTCCGGCGACTACACGATCGACCCGACCCACACCCGGATCGGCTTCAGCACCCGGCACGCGATGGTGACCACGGTCCGCGGCCAGTTCAGCGAGTTCAACGGCACCGCCCACGTCGACACCGCCAACCCGGAGAACTCCCGCGTCGAGCTGGTCATCCAGACCGCGAGCATCGACACCGGCGTGGCCGACCGCGACGCCCACCTGCGCTCGGCGGACTTCTTCGACGCCGACCAGAACAAGGAGATCACCTTCGTCTCCACGAAGGTCGAGCGCGGCGGCGACGACTGGGTCATCACCGGCGACCTGACCATCAAGGGCGTCACCAAGCCGGTCACCGTGGCGTTCGAGCCCACCGGCTCCGCACGCGACCCGTTCGGCAACCTGCGCATCGGCTTCGAGGGCGGCTCCGCCATCAACCGCAAGGACTGGGGCCTGACCTGGAACGCCGCCCTCGAGACCGGCGGCGTCCTGGTCTCGGAGAAGGTCAAGCTCGAGTTCGACGTCTCCGCGATCCGGAACGCCTGAGCCCACCAGCACCACCCCGCGCCACCGGACTGGTCTCGACCGGTCCGCCGCGCCACGACGGGGCCGCCGGAAACTCGGCGGCCCCGTCTCGCATCTCCTGCTTCGATGTCCCCCGTGCCCGCACCCCTCGAGCTCCCCGCAGACCTGTCCGCCCGGCCGCTCGTCATGTCCGACGCACGCGCCGTCTTCGAGGTGATGGCCGCCCAGGAGGCCCATGACACCGGGGAGGTGGCCATCGAGGAGGCCGACATCCTGGGTGACTGGGGACGCCCGTCGTACGACGTGAGCGCGGGCACTGTCGGCGTCCTGGACGGCGAGCGCCTCGTCGCCTACGCCGAGCTGATGGGCGCCGACCGCGGCGACGCAGCCGTCCACCCGGACTACCGGGGCCGCGGGATCGGCACCGCGCTCGCCGGCTGGATGCAGGCCAAGGCGCGTGCGGCCGGCTCGGAGGTGATCGGCATGCCGGTGCCCCGGGGCTCGGCCGGCGACCGCCTGCTCAGCGCGCTCGGCTACCACGTGCGCTGGGAGAGCTGGGCGCTGCGGCTGCCCGCCGACGCACAGATCCCGCCGCGCGACCTGCCGTCCGGATACACCCTCCGCGAAGCAACGCCCGCCGACCACGAGGCGTGCTGGACCGTGATCGAGGACGCCTTCCTGGAGTGGTCGGAGCGGGACCGGATGCCGCTGGCCGACTGGCTGGCGACGGTGGTCGGGCGCCCCGGCTTCGAGCCGTGGAACCTGCGCGTCGTCACCGACCCGACGGGCGAGGTCGTGGGTGCCACCCAGGTCTTCCTCTCCGGCGAGGAGCGCGCCCGGGAGGGCTACGTGAACAAGGTCGCGACCCGCCGCGACCAGCGCGGCCGGGGCATCGCCCAGGCGATGCTGGTCGACGCGTTCGCGACGGCCCGGGCCCACGGCGCCGTGGGCGCCGGCCTCGACACCGACTCCCGCACCGGGGCGCTGAGCCTCTACGAGAAGGTGGGGATGGTCGTCTCGTCGACCTGGGTCAACCGCGCCATCCGCGTCTGACCGCTCGCCGCGTCAGCGGATCGGCGCCCCGGAGATGGACCGGGCGATGACCAGGCGCTGGATCTCCGAGGTCCCCTCGAAGATCGTGTAGATCTTGGCGTCGCGGGCCATCCGCTCGACGGGGTACTCGCGGGTGAAGCCGTTGCCGCCGAGGATCTGCATCGCCTGGCCGGTGACCCGCACGGCGGTCTCACCGGCGAACAGCTTGGACATCGACCCCTCGGCCTGCTCGAAGCGCTTGCCCTGCCGGGCCATCCAGGCCGCGCGCCACACCAGCAGCCGCGACGCCTCGATCGAGGTGGCCATGTCGGCGAGGGTGAAGGCGATCGCCTGGTTCTCGATGATCGCCCTTCCGAACTGCTCGCGGGTCTTCGCGTAGTCCAAGGCCACCTCGTACGCCGCGCGGGCGATGCCGATCGCCTGCGCACCCACCGCCGGCCGGGTGCGCTCGAAGGTCGCCATCGAGGCGTTCGAGGACCCGGCGCTGCGGGCACCCTCACGGGCCCGGGCCAGCCGGGCGTCCAGCTTCTCCTTGCCGCCGAGCAGGCAGCGGCCGGGCACCCGCACCTGGTCGAGCACCACCTCGGCGGTGTGCGAGGCGCGGATCCCGTGCTTGTGGAACTTCTGGCCCTGGCTGAGCCCCTTGGTGCCGGGCGGGACGACGAAGCTGGCCTGGCCGCGGGTGCGCAGCTCGGGATCGACCACGGCGGTCACCACGTGGACGTCCGCGATGCCGCCGTTGGTCGCCCAGGTCTTGGTGCCGTTGAGGACCCACTCGTCGCCTGCTTCGTCGTACGTCGCGCGGGTGCGCATCGCGCCCACGTCGGAGCCGGCATCGGGCTCGGAGGAGCAGAACGCGCCGAGCTTGAGGTCACCGGGAGCGCCGTACATGGCGGGGATCCACTCCGCGACCTGCTCGTCGGTGCCGTTGGCGCGTACGCCGGCGGCCGCCAGGGACGTGCCGACGATCGAGAGCCCGATCCCGGCGTCGCCCCAGAACAGCTCCTCCATCGTGATCGGGAAGCCGAGCCCGGTCTCGTCGAGCGCCTGGGTGACGATGAAGTCGACCGAGTAGAGGCCGACCTTCGCGGCCTCCTCGACCACCGGCCACGGGAACTCCTCCCGCTCGTCCCACTCGGCAGCGGCCGGGCGCACCACCTCCTCGGCGAAGTCGTGCACCCAGGTGCGCAGGTCGAGGTGGTCCTGGTCGAGCTCGAAGGACGGCGTCACGCGCGGCACGTTACCGACCCGTGCAGGGTCGTGTGCCCGAGAACGCGCCATGGCGCGTGCTCAGGCACACGACCCGCCCTCAGGCGCGGACGCTCTCGTGCGGCTCGAGCTCCGACTCCACGCCGGGGTCGCCGACGTCGGCGTGGTAGTCCTGCGCACGGGTCTGGTCCACGCCCTCGGCCACATCGAGCGCACGGAAGACCACCGTGAGCACGATCGCGACCAGCAGATTGGCGAGGAACGCGATCAGCGCAATGTAGAACTTCGTCTCGGTGCCCGGGAAGTTCACGAGCGGCCCGCCGAAGTGTTCCTGGACAGGCGAGGAGACGCCGTACGCGAGCCAGGTGCCCCACGCCATGCCGACCGCCCAGCCCGCGAACAGCGCCCACCGGTGCATCCAGCGGGTGTACAGCCCGATCACGATGGCCGGCAGGGTCTGCAGGATCCACACGCCGCCGAGGAGCTGGAGGTTGATCGCGAACGAGTTGGAGAGCGCGAGCACGAACACCAGCGCGCCGAACTTCACCAGCAGCGAGGCGACCTTGCTCTGCTTGGCCTCCTGGGCGTGCGTGGCGTCACGGTTGATGAACGCCTTGTAGATGTTGCGGGTCCACAGGTTGGCGGCGGCGATCGACATGATCGCGGCCGGCACCAGCGCGCCGATCACGATCGCGGCGAAGGCGACCCCGGCGAACCAGGGGCTGAACTCGTTCTCGAACAGCTGCGGCACCGACTG encodes:
- a CDS encoding elongation factor G-like protein EF-G2, with product MAEKGGGNRRASGQDLAASSPDRIRNVVLVGPAGSGKTTLAETLLAASGAIPRAGSVRDGTTVSDHEESEHAHGRSNSLSVAPLVHEGVKVNLIDTPGYADFVGELRAGLRAADCALFVIAANDGVDDATRALWRECAAVGMPRAVVVTKLDQARADYDGVLRQAQDAFGDRVLPLYVPVRDGADVTGLTGLLTPGAEAEATGLRGDLIEAVIEESEDETLMERYVGGEEIDEKVLVQDLERAVARATFYPVVPVCSMTGVGCQELLDLAVRAFPSPAEHISPDVFLPSGAAADPISCDPDGPLVAEVVKTASDPYVGRLSLVRVFSGTLEPDQTVHVSGHFSSFFGEGGGHPDHDEDERIGNLGHAFGKLQVPTDRVVAGDLCAVGRLSRAETGDTLSAVDQPRVLRPWSMPEPLLPIAIVARSKADEDKLSQALGRLAAEDPSLRIENNAETHQLVLWCMGESHAEVTLERLTERYAVHVDQVPFVVSLRETFAGKGAGLGRHVKQSGGHGQYAVCQIEVEPLPEGGGFEFVDKVVGGAVPRQFIPSVEKGVRAQMERGVRHGYPVVDLRVTLLDGKAHAVDSSDMAFQMAGGLALREAAAATTVTMLEPYDTVTVVIPDDLVGTVMSDLSARRARLLGTDKVGDDRTQVLAEVPQTELVRYAVDLRSATHGAGVFTRSFAHYEPMPEEVARNVETRTT
- a CDS encoding penicillin-binding transpeptidase domain-containing protein, with product MRPSRRLPLATLALLLVGSALVGCDAAEKVTGPDPDEAAAALAEALVSGDFGAVAFTEGAAADVGAEYAKVVEGMGEVTPAVTATGTDESDAGAATATLSWTWSLAGEEWSYTTQAPLTEAADEWQVTWSRKVVEPSLGPGTVLDVTPIGGGRGPVLGAGGVALVTDRPVVRFGIDRSQVPAARAADAARRLARLVGVDPAPYAKQVEAAGEQAYVEAIVFRKDDVPLEVARGYQAIPGALAVPDDIPLAPTRDFAAPLLGTVGAVTAEMIEKEPDKYRVGDQAGLSGLQARYDDQLQGTDGVVVDAVASDGRERQLFRVDAKQGEPLELTLDERLQLAAERALAGVGPASALVALRTSTGAILAAANGPGNDGYNLATYGQLAPGSTFKSVSSLALLRAGLTPQSVVPCTPSIVVDGKRFENYDDYPSGALGDIALRTAIANSCNTAVISQRDKLGAGDLAAAAASLGLGIDHDLGFPAYFGSVEPPASETEAAADLIGQGRVLASPMAMATVIASVQAGHTVVPRLVESVDVSVPDRAKPLSGSEAAALRSMLRAVVTSGSGAGLLDVPGPPVIAKTGTAEFERGGKLLTHAWMIAAQGDLAVAVFVDLGSSGSGTAGPILEAFLRAAR
- a CDS encoding DEAD/DEAH box helicase translates to MSSDEQDDTTTPEVTFADLGLSDQVLKALADVGYEKPSAIQAATIPPLLAGRDVVGLAQTGTGKTAAFALPILSRLDLTQTTPQALVLAPTRELALQVCEAFERYAAHVKGVHVLPVYGGQGYGVQLSALRRGVHVVVGTPGRIMDHLEKGTLDLSELRFLVLDEADEMLNMGFAEDVETILADTPDDKNVALFSATMPAQIRRISKKYLDDPAEITVKGKTATASNITQRYLTVSYPQKVDALTRILEVENFEGMIVFVRTKNETETLAEKLRARGLSAMAINGDVAQAQRERTVNQLKSGKLDILVATDVAARGLDVERISHVVNYDIPTDTESYVHRIGRTGRAGRSGDAISFVTPRERYLLKHIEKATRQPLTQMQLPTVEDVNSTRLSRFDDAITEALSQTQRIDAFRDIVAHYVREHDVPEADVAAALAVVAQGETPLLLDPADRANELRAPREERAGQGTRRDRHDHGGPGGHGGPPRERRPRGRSDVPMATYRIAVGKRHKVEPRQIVGAIANEGGLSRQDFGHIDIRGDHSLVELPADLPAGAWDSLRSTRISGKLIELTRDGGGPAADTRHKKPRHKTR
- the glmS gene encoding glutamine--fructose-6-phosphate transaminase (isomerizing), which encodes MCGIVGYVGAQQAAPILVEGLTRLEHRGYDSAGLAVLAGSGIKVAKRAGRVRDLADSLPKRFAGKVGIGHTRWATHGPANDVNAHPHSDAKGLVSVVHNGIIDNAAALRHRLADEGVDLVSDTDTEVLAHLVARSSADTLEGKVSQALAAIEGTYGIAVLHVDFPDRVVVARNGSPLIVGVGEREMFVASDLAAIVRHTTTVAHLDDGELATVTATGFTTYRQDLTATAKSATVLDVDPSSYDAGEHDSFMRKEMFEQPSAAERVLRGRLDERFGTAHLGGLNLDPRENRAIRRVKILGCGSAYYVGQMGAELVEELARIPADAEAASEFRYRNPIIEPDTLYVAVSQSGETIDTLLAVQEIRRKGGRVVGLVNVVGSAIARECDGGIYLHAGPEVAVASTKALTNMFLGFALLALQLGRVRDLSIADGRRLIAGLARLPGQIEEVLAQEGALAELAGRLAEAESLFFVGRVRGYPVAREGAQKFKEISYRHAEAYQTSELKHGPLALICETVPTVAIVPADELTDRNVGALHEIAARRGPLVVVTHDDVDLGDLADRPEVQRVVVPRNERELDPILLTVPLQLLAYHAALRLGHDIDKPRNLAKSVTVE